The Usitatibacter rugosus genome segment GTGGCACTTCAACGAGGGCCCGTCCGGCCGCACCGTCGAGACCGAAGTCGAGTTCCGGCTCAAATAAATAATGAGGGTCAGACCACCATTTCGCGTCGGCGAAATGGTGGTCTGACCCTCATTATTTATCGAACTCGAGGACCACGCGCCGCGAGCGCGCGCTCTTCTTCTCGATCTTCACGATCCGCAGTGCACCGATTTCGCTCGTGTTGGCGACGTGGGTTCCGCCGCAGGGCTGCAGGTCCACCCCCGCGATCTCCAGCAGGCGCACGCGGCCCACGCCACGAGGCGGCTGCACCGACATCGTGCGCACCAGCTCCGGCTTCGTATCCAGCTCCGCATCCGTGATCCACGTGGTGCGAATGTCGTGGGCCTCGGCGACCAGGCGCGCCAGCTCGCGCTCGAGATGCTCCTTGTCGAGGGGCTCCACCATGTCGAAGTCGAGCCGAGCGTAGTCCGCGACGATCGAGCAGCCGTTGGTCTGGTGCGGGACGATCGCGCAGAGCAGGTGCGTGGCC includes the following:
- a CDS encoding alanyl-tRNA editing protein, whose amino-acid sequence is MTEALYRDDAYLRDCEATVAAVDDRGIRLDRTVFYPRGGGQAGDAGRLALPGGNTIAIADTVKGEGAEILHVPAPGQEALLAALAPGTAVTATIDWDRRHRHMRFHTATHLLCAIVPHQTNGCSIVADYARLDFDMVEPLDKEHLERELARLVAEAHDIRTTWITDAELDTKPELVRTMSVQPPRGVGRVRLLEIAGVDLQPCGGTHVANTSEIGALRIVKIEKKSARSRRVVLEFDK